GGCTGTTCTGCTCATGCAAACTATACACAGACACAGCAAGAAAGATCAACGTCGCCAACAGTACAAACATAGCCGAAATATCATCGGCTCGTAACGTAATGCCTAAAACGCTCTCATAGTGCCCGATATTCGCTACCAGTGTTTCAGTACGTGATGCGATAAACAAATAAACGGCCACACCGGTCAGCGCGGCCTGCGCTGCGATGGCGACCAGCCTTGCCGCCCGCCGCGACGAAAACACGAACAAAAACACGGCAATCAAAATAGGAGCAGTAACGAAAATAGTCAGCATATATCAATACCCTTTTCTGCCGCACACTGCGGCCTTTTTCCGTAGGGCACAGTGACCCCAAGTGCTATTTGTCACTTGTGTCTACCAACCCTTTCAACGCCGTCCAGTCAGATGTCCCAAACTTTCGGTACAACGCAATTGCAATAATCAAGTTGACAGCCGTAACCGAAATGCCAATGATAATTGCTGTAATCATCAAGGCTTGCGGCAGCGGATCAGCAGCTGTTTCGGCAAGCGGATAAATCGGTGGCATTGCGCCATCAGTATATCCGATAGTCAAAAAGAAAAGGATGATAGCTGTTTCCATCAAACTGCACGCAATGATCGACTTAATGATCGTCTTGCTGATAAGCAGGCCATAAAACCCGATAAAGAACAACAGAATCGGTGCAAAGCGTACAAAAGTGTTAAAAGACAATGACATAGTTATCTCCTTTCAACGGCAACATAACGGAAGAGCAAGATTCCGAAACCGCACGTTACCTTGAACCCCAACAAAACGTTC
The Oscillospiraceae bacterium genome window above contains:
- a CDS encoding cation:proton antiporter subunit C → MSLSFNTFVRFAPILLFFIGFYGLLISKTIIKSIIACSLMETAIILFFLTIGYTDGAMPPIYPLAETAADPLPQALMITAIIIGISVTAVNLIIAIALYRKFGTSDWTALKGLVDTSDK